Proteins from a single region of Runella sp. SP2:
- a CDS encoding RagB/SusD family nutrient uptake outer membrane protein, with the protein MKFKHHILWVSLALASSSCEKFLDVQPKEFISDAATIVNRSSAETAVRGIYSALADGSYYGTSFQSIGYLSGDNIVWTGSQSQVQEFINKKVNADNSTISSAWVSIYRTINRANNVIDKVPAVKDAQLTDALRNQYIGEAYFVRALAYFDLARTWGGVPLITKPTINPTDNSGIKRSSVAETYAQVLKDLETAEPLLPATTDRYRATRKTVWALRARYHLYQKEWAKAEEYADKVISDAASYRLVKPFSAFFANDARGTTESIFEIFYNGTTEVNGHRGQWQPQTNGGTRQWAPNDALVALLNNPAVGGTRSALVARDNQNRWYGNLYYRNPASDPSYVLRIAEVVLIRAEARAQQDKLTLGLADLNLIRDRAGIAASTAATKNDLLLAIENERRVEFALEPHRWYDIVRTGRAPVVFNLSDANRYVLPIPVQQLLSDKALEQNPGY; encoded by the coding sequence ATGAAATTCAAACATCATATACTCTGGGTAAGCTTGGCACTGGCAAGTAGTTCTTGCGAAAAGTTTCTGGATGTTCAGCCCAAAGAATTTATCTCCGACGCCGCCACCATTGTGAATCGTTCTTCGGCCGAAACAGCCGTACGAGGAATATACAGCGCCCTCGCCGATGGCAGCTACTACGGCACTTCTTTCCAATCCATTGGTTATTTGTCGGGCGATAACATCGTTTGGACGGGTTCGCAGTCGCAGGTTCAAGAGTTTATCAATAAAAAAGTCAATGCCGACAATTCAACCATTAGCTCGGCTTGGGTTTCGATTTACCGAACCATCAACCGAGCCAACAACGTCATCGACAAAGTACCCGCCGTTAAAGATGCGCAGTTGACCGATGCCCTTAGGAATCAGTACATTGGAGAAGCTTATTTTGTGCGTGCATTGGCCTATTTTGACTTGGCTCGGACGTGGGGTGGTGTACCTCTTATTACCAAACCAACCATCAACCCTACCGACAACAGCGGAATCAAACGCAGCAGCGTTGCCGAAACGTACGCCCAAGTACTCAAGGACTTAGAAACGGCCGAACCACTTTTACCCGCCACCACTGACCGTTATCGGGCTACCCGCAAAACCGTGTGGGCCTTGAGAGCACGTTATCATTTGTACCAAAAAGAGTGGGCCAAAGCCGAAGAATATGCCGATAAAGTCATCAGCGATGCTGCCAGCTACAGGTTAGTCAAACCGTTTAGTGCGTTTTTTGCCAATGATGCCCGTGGTACTACCGAGTCGATTTTTGAGATTTTTTACAACGGTACGACCGAAGTAAACGGTCACCGTGGTCAATGGCAACCCCAAACCAACGGCGGTACGCGCCAGTGGGCGCCCAACGATGCCCTCGTGGCTTTGCTCAATAACCCCGCCGTGGGAGGAACGCGCAGTGCATTGGTCGCCAGAGATAACCAGAACCGCTGGTATGGCAATTTGTACTACCGCAACCCTGCCTCTGACCCAAGCTACGTACTTCGTATTGCGGAAGTTGTTTTGATTCGGGCCGAAGCACGTGCCCAACAAGATAAACTCACACTTGGCTTGGCTGATTTGAACTTGATTCGCGATCGCGCAGGAATCGCCGCCAGCACAGCCGCTACCAAAAACGATTTATTGTTGGCCATTGAAAACGAGCGTCGCGTAGAGTTTGCGTTAGAACCACACCGTTGGTATGACATCGTCCGCACGGGGCGTGCTCCTGTCGTCTTTAATCTTTCGGACGCTAATCGCTACGTGTTGCCTATTCCTGTCCAGCAACTTCTTTCTGACAAAGCATTGGAACAAAACCCTGGCTATTAA